In Miscanthus floridulus cultivar M001 chromosome 8, ASM1932011v1, whole genome shotgun sequence, the sequence ATTTGCGCACCAACACCAATTCCATGCATGCTTCGCTTCGCAGCAGTACTACTTCTTCATCGTGGTAATTTCCTTCTCCTACCTACCTACCCGTGTAATAGATTTTGTGTGTATGTAAGGTAGTACTTAGTACAAATTCCACCCCGTTCGCTTGGACTTTTTCGACTAACAagtacttcctccatcccaaattgtaaggcattccaagaatcttggagtcaaagcatcttaagtttgactaagtttatataataagataataacatttatgatatcaacTAAGTACTAATAGATTttttgttaattatatttttatagtatacctatttgatgtcataaatctttgtaattttttttataattttggttaAACTGAGAAgttttgactctccaaaattTTTAGAATGACTTACCatttgggacggagagagtagtaCTTTTTCAGAGCGAACGAACCCATTATTAGCCAAACGACCCCGAGCGAACATGGCACCTCGCCGGGCGTTAGTTATGCGTGGTAAAACTTTTTTTTTCGGGTGGGTGGAGCGTACAAATTCGAATTATTTCCCGTGCATGTAGTGAATCATTTCATCCGGTTCCCTCTCTCGGTCTCTCACGAGCTTGTCTTGTCGCTCCCATTTCTTCCCCCTTTCTCCTTTCTTGCAACTAATCCGGTCAGGAGTTGTTGGTGACTTGGTGCTGCTGCGAGTCGAACCCAAAAGACAAAAAGCTGTGGGGAGTTACCGCTGCCTCTTTCCTTGGCCTTTCGACGGAAATAGCCATGTGCCTGTGGCTGCCTGCGCGGTGAAAATTTCCACACCAGAGCATTCATGCTGTGTGTGCTTGTTTGATCTTATCCTCTTGGGTCGGGTCTTGTTTAGATCGAGCTCCTAAAGTTTTAGGAAGGTACGTCGGATGTTATACCAGAAACTCGCATGCTGTGTTTGAatactaataaataaataaattacagAAAGTCGTCAATAAACCCCGAGACGAATCTACtcagcctaattaatccatcattaacatAATTTACGGTAGCACTTTATTGTTAAATtatgaattaattaggtttaaaatatTCATCaagcaaattagtcgtaaacggtgtaattagttattttttaagtcTACGAGAGGTAGTCGCAGCAAGGTTCTGTCTCTGTGGCTTCTTTTTCACCCTCTGCAATGCATGGTGATCTCGTCTCGTCTCCTCGGATGCTACGCTAGTCGCAGCAAGAATTCGAATCCCCCCTCGGATCGGATTGGATTCTCTGCGTAATCGCCCTCCTGTTGTGTGCGAGCTTCCATTAATAGGCCTGGTTATCCAAACTGTTTTGCCATGTATAGCAACATTTCCTGCTCGTCCTGGCGCGGCCGCCTGCAGCGCCCCCGGTAAAAATCGAATCCCGCTTTCTACTTTTCATCTTCTTGGAAGGAGTTGTTACCGCCGGGGGGGCAGCAGGGCAAAGCAGATTTACCGTATGCGCCCGCGCGGTAACTACGCGCCTCCTCTTTTTTACCAAACAGAGGCATCAACACTATTCTTCCCTTGGGGGGCtctcatcctctctctctctctccatggtGGATATATACGCCCAATCCTGTGCGTTGGATTTTCCTGTTAGAGGACAGATCCTCTAAGGGCAGTTTCGTCACTGCGGGTGGGTTTTGGGGGTCTCCCATGATAAGATCACGACTGGAGGTGGTACTGCTGCCCGGCCGGTCAAAGCATGGGCCATTGTGGCCCAACCCAAGTTTGTACTGCTGCTGTACTACCTGCATTATCTTAAAATCCAGGATTATTGCCTGTCTAAACATGTCTAGCACGAACCTCGAGGCAGACTGGCTTCGTTTTAAGTATGTATCTTgtttattttagttttttttttgctggTATGGAATTAGGTGCGGCGCTACGTGTACCATGACGTCGTCCGCCTCGACGACCTCGAGAAGCTCATCGACTGCTCCTGTGTTCAGGTGATTCCTTTCAAAAACCACTATTGTATTGTATCATCAGCCACCTTGCTTAAGGATTCTTGGTTCCATTTCTGAAATGATTTTAAGCATTGCAGACTTGCAGTATCACTGCTACTGTGGTGTGATAGTGCTTGCAGATTTGAATTTTTATTGTAGCTGATGATTTACTGTTAATGATTCCCTCTGTGACGTGACTGTGCAGACTTACACGATCAACAGTGCCAAGGTGATCTTCCTGAAGCCGAGGCCTCAGTCCAGGCCTTTCAAGGGCTCCGGCAACATCTGCCTCACATGTGACAGGATCCTACAGGAGCCCTTCCACTTCTGCTCCCTCTCTTGCAAGGTAACAAACCACCACAAAGGACTTGTTGTTTTCACAAGTGTTACATCATCGCCCATGGCCATGGTGCATCATCATATCATTCAGTGAGGATGCATGGCATGCTGAATTCCACGATGACGACTTATGGCAACACATGTCACATGATTTGCATATACGCAGGTGGATCATGTGATGATGCAGGGAGGGGACCTGTCCAACATCCTGCAGTACTACGGCtccggcgccgcggcggcggaccCGGATCGCCTCGCCTTCCCGAGGTTCGAGAACCTCCGCGTCGACAGCTCGGACCTCGACGACGACACCGACGGCGGGCAGGTCACCCCGAACTCGACCCTCGAGGACCCGACGCAGCACTatggcaatggcggcggcggGGGATCAAGCGACAATGGCGGTGAGGCTAGGGTCTATGGCGGTGCGCGGCGCGGGGGCGAGGCGGCCAAGAGGAAGAAAGGGGGAGGGTTCTTCCCCCAGATCGTGCTGTCGCTCGGCGGTAGCGGCAACAGGAGGAAGGGTGCCCCCCACAGGTCCCCTCTGGCCTAAGCGCTTCGTAACTTCGTTCATGTCCCCCCCTTGCTGCTCGTTATCACTGGCTATATCTAGCTAGTAGTAGCGGTTGCAGTGATGGTTTCGGTGGCTATTAATTAGTACTAGCGTGTTATAATAGTCTTAATGATGATTAGCCTTGTAGAGATCAGACGAGAGCTGGTTGGTCGGTTGCTTGGGGAAGGGCCTGGCCTTTTGATCCGTCTAGCAGCTTTGCTAGGGCCATGGCCATCTCAAGGCAGTTGTGTGTGTTGATGTCTTGATGATGATGGAGGGAGACGGAGAGACGGTTGTAAAGCAGTTCCCTTGTTGCCGGCCTAGGTAGGCACTGGTAAGTGGGGCCCACACTTTGCAGCGGGGCCCATACGAGGTGGCTACCAATTTTGTATTTTGCTGTAACAAGGGTTACTTGCATACACTTCCACACCGATATATAAGTAATATATATAAATAGCCCCAGACTGAATATGTTATTAGCAATGCATATTGATTTTCAGCTGCCTGTTTGGTGTTTAGCAGCTGTTGAGACTTGAGAGTTTCCATGCATGGTTTGTTACATGCATGTAGCTGTAAACTGTGTGTGTGTCCCTGTCTTGCTTTTGAGTTTTGACCTGACCG encodes:
- the LOC136471257 gene encoding protein RGF1 INDUCIBLE TRANSCRIPTION FACTOR 1-like, coding for MGMAPAGWVSGLVAESFFVACPAHESRKKNERNIFCLACCASICPHCAPAHRHHPLLQVRRYVYHDVVRLDDLEKLIDCSCVQTYTINSAKVIFLKPRPQSRPFKGSGNICLTCDRILQEPFHFCSLSCKVDHVMMQGGDLSNILQYYGSGAAAADPDRLAFPRFENLRVDSSDLDDDTDGGQVTPNSTLEDPTQHYGNGGGGGSSDNGGEARVYGGARRGGEAAKRKKGGGFFPQIVLSLGGSGNRRKGAPHRSPLA